One genomic region from Carcharodon carcharias isolate sCarCar2 chromosome 12, sCarCar2.pri, whole genome shotgun sequence encodes:
- the b3galt1b gene encoding beta-1,3-galactosyltransferase 1 has protein sequence MASKVSCLYILTVVCWASALWYLSATRPSSSYVGHSSFARLTVERKNFSFTNIRTRSLNPHNFNYLINEPNKCEQFSPFLVILVSTTHKEFDARQAIRETWGDENNFKGIQVITLFLLGKNTDNVLNEMVEQESQIFHDIIVEDFLDSYHNLTLKTLMGVKWIANFCSKAKYVMKTDSDIFVNMDNLIYKLLKPNTKPRRRYFTGYVINGGPIRDIRSKWYMPRDLYPDNNYPPFCSGTGYVFSTDVAEAIYKTSLHTRMLHLEDVYVGLCLRKLGIHPFQNSGFNHWKVSYSLCRYRRLITVHQISPEEMQRIWNEMSSKKHLRC, from the coding sequence ATGGCTTCTAAGGTCTCATGTTTATATATTTTAACAGTTGTTTGCTGGGCAAGTGCTCTTTGGTACTTGAGTGCAACTCGTCCCTCTTCCTCTTATGTTGGGCACAGTTCATTTGCCCGTCTTAcagttgagagaaaaaatttcagcTTTACTAACATTCGAACTCGGTCACTGAATCCACATAATTTCAATTACCTTATTAATGAGCCTAACAAATGTGAGCAATTTAGCCCATTCTTAGTGATTCTTGTAAGCACAACACACAAAGAGTTTGATGCACGACAGGCCATAAGGGAAACATGGGGAGATGAAAACAACTTCAAAGGAATACAAGTGATCACTTTATTTCTGCTTGGAAAAAACACAGACAATGTTTTGAATGAGATGGTGGAACAGGAGAGCCAAATTTTTCATGACATCATTGTGGAGGACTTTTTGGATTCCTACCATAATCTTACTCTGAAAACTTTAATGGGCGTGAAGTGGATAGCCAACTTTTGTTCAAAAGCAAAGTATGTAATGAAAACTGATAGTGATATTTTTGTTAATATGGACAATTTGATCTATAAATTACTTAAGCCAAACACAAAGCCTCGGAGAAGGTATTTTACTGGCTATGTCATTAATGGTGGACCTATAAGAGACATTCGCAGCAAGTGGTATATGCCTAGAGATTTATACCCTGACAACAATTACCCACCATTCTGTTCAGGCACTGGGTATGTATTTTCTACAGATGTGGCTGAAGCTATTTACAAGACATCTCTTCACACTAGGATGCTGCATCTTGAGGATGTCTATGTTGGACTATGCCTGCGGAAGCTTGGCATTCATCCCTTTCAGAATAGTGGTTTCAATCACTGGAAGGTTTCATACAGTCTGTGCAGGTATCGTAGACTAATTACAGTGCACCAGATATCTCCCGAAGAAATGCAGAGGATTTGGAATGAGATGTCAAGCAAAAAACATCTTCGATGCTAA